The Candidatus Manganitrophaceae bacterium genome segment TTGCGTGTCGCGGACCGAAGGGGGGGAGCCCCGTGGCGGCGGCGATCGTGAACGCCCTCACCCTTCTGGCCGTTCAGTCCTAGAGCGCGCCCTCACTGATCGTTCTTCCCCGGGCGAGCGCTCGGCGCGGCCGGTCCGGACATAGAATCGCAACGCAAGCCTAAACAAAAGAGCCTCCCCTTGATGGATCTCCAGCGGGAGGCTTTTTTGTTTCTTAGGGTGTCGATTCTGACTATTCGGCCGCTTTGACGGTCCGTTCATGCAGCGGTTGAACCGGTCGGGCGGTCATCGGGAAGATCGAGGTAAACTTTTCCACCTGGGGCTTGGAGACCTCGATGGAGTCTTTCATGACCAGCCAGTTGACCCCTTCGGAGCAGGGAGGCGTCGTCAAGGAGCCGGGGTAGTTCGAATAGGTCCGCTTTGCAGGGAGGAAATCGGCCGGATTAATGTTCGCTTGGGCGAGCGGCTTTTCCTTGCCGACCTCCGCGGGGAGGTTCTCCCACAGGGTCTTCACCACCCCATTTTCTTTTCCGGAATTGATGAAGACGCCGACGACCGCCAGCTCTCCCTCCGCGCTCTTATGGACCAGATGGACTTCCATCTCACCTGATTTGCCGCTGATCTTGTGCTCGCTGGGGCTGTGGAAATGGAATTGAAGCAGCTCGTATTTCTTGCCGTTGACTGTGATCGTATTCCCTTTGGGAACATTCACCTGAATGGTATGGCCGTTGTTGATGAGGGCGACGGGAGCCGCTTTATAGTCGAACTGAATCGGGCTGAGCTTCTCCGGTTTGGCGGAGGTGATATCGATAGGGGATTGATTGTGTCCCGTTTTACACTTCTCAAACTGAGGATCGATCTCTCCCCAATGCTCCGGCCCCTCTTTTCCAATGTATTCCCAGTGAGGGGGATGGCTTCCTTCGGCCAGGACATGTGTGGCCGAACCCAAGAGCGAAAAAACGAAAGTCGATGCAACGAATACCCGATTCCATCGGTTCATAACTAAACCTCCATGTTTGTAAAATGATTGCAGTTGGCCCAGCCGCTTTGGTGATTACATCAGGTCAAGGACAGATCTTCCTTGGCTGAAAGAGCGTGCGCCGCACGACGCCGGCAAGAAGTTCGCCTCACAGAGAGGGATGCTCCTCTGGGTGCAGTGCCGTCCTTAATGTATTGTGAGAAGATCGAGAATGCCTTTCCATCACCGAGCTTAAAGGGATCGCTCCCGCGCGCAGAGACGTATCGAGTTTGGTAACAGAATCGCGGTCCTCCTGTCAAGAAAAATTCAATTCTGTCAAGAAAAATGTAGCCGCCTTCGTCGGCCGATCGTCCTGAGAAAAGAACAGGTCATTCATCCGTGTGTCGTGGTAAGGTCGGCCGAGCCTCATGGCGATCCGGTCTTGTTCGGCCGCCGACAAACCGGTTGCCTTTCTTCTTTCGTTTGGATATAATTCGGTGAACTTTCTTTGGGGGAGTGGAACCATGTCGGCACAGAAAACGATAGAGCAGCAGCGGATCCTTCTGGCACACGACGAGCCGCTTAAAACGCTCGATGATTATCTCGCCCGGAGCGGGTTTCAGGCGCTCAAAAAGGCGCTCGGCATGACGCAGATGCAGGTGATCGACGAGATCAAACGGTCGAGCCTTCGGGGCCGCGGCGGCGCCGGGTTTCCAACCGGAATCAAGTGGGAAGGGGTCTACAAGAAACAGGCAGACATCCTCGGGATGGTTCCGACCAAATACCTCGTTTGCAACGGCTCCGAAGGGGAGCCGGGGACCTACAAAGACCGCTTCCTCATCCAGAAGAATCCTTATAGCCTGATCGAAGGGATGATGATCGCCTCGTATGCGATCGGCACTTACAAGGCGATCATCTGTATTAAAGAGATTTTTACGAAAGAGATCGCCATCCTGCAGCGCGCGCTCAAAGAGTGCGCCGATGCCGGATATATCGGCGACAATGTCATGGGAACGGGACGAAACCTTCCGCTCGAGCTCGGTTATGGACCCGATTCTTATCTTTTGGGAGAAGACCGGGCCCAATTAGAGGTCCTCGAAGGAAAACCGGCTTGGCCGCGCGCGAAGGGGATGATCCCGGTCGAATATGGGCTCTTCGGCCAGCCGACCGCCGTGAACAACGTCGAGACCCTTTCGACCGTTCCGCACATCCTCCTTCGAGGGGCCGACTGGTTCAAATCGATCGGGACGGCCGATACCGCCGGAACGATGATCTTTACGTTAACCGGGGATGTGAATCGACCCGGCCTCTATGAGCTGCCGATGGGGACCCCGCTTCGGACCCTGATTGAAGTCTACGGCGGTGGGGCTAAAATCGACCGCCACATCAAAGCGGTCTTCTCCGGCCCGACCAACGCCGTCATCCCGGCCGACAAGCTCGACACCCCGCTCGATTTCGGCTCAATGCGGAAGATCCCTTCCGGCATCGGCTCCGGCGGCTTCATCGTCTACGACGATACCGCCTGTATCGTAAAAGCGGGGCTGAATTTCGCCCGCTTTCTGGCAATTGAATCGTGCGGGCAGTGTGCGTCGTGTAAAACCGGAACCGGTCGGATTGCCTATCGGCTGGGGTTGTTGGAGGAGGGAAAGGCGACGGAGGAGGATGTCTTCGCGATCCTCGAAGACTGTCTTCACACCAAAGGTTCCGGGCGATGTTACCTGGTGACTGAAACCGGAATCGACGTCAGCAGCATCTTTTATAACTTTCCGGACGATATCGTCGAGCATCTGGAGTACGGCTGTCTGAAAGACCGGCATCTGCCGTTGCCGAAGATCAAAGCGTACGACGAGGCGACCCACACCTTTACCTACGACGAGAAATATTACGAACGGAGCTTCGCCGAGGGGCGCTACATCAACAGTCCCGCGCTCTAAAGGAAGAGGGCCGTCACGCGGTTCGTCGGCGTTCGTCCGTCGGGGCCCCGCCCGCCGATCAGATAGATCTTCCCATCGAGGTAAACGGTTGCCATCGCCACCCGTGCATCGGGCATCGGCGGAAGCTCAACCCACCTGTTTGTTTTAACATCAAAAAAAGCGGCCCGATCCTGAACCCGATCGCCGCTGTGCCCGCCGAAGAGATAGAGCTGTCCTTCCACGACCAGACTCCCCACCCCGGCTGCGCGCCAGGGCAAATGGAGTTTCGGATCGACCGACCAGCGGTTTTTGATCGGATCATACCGCTCGACCAGATCGTAATTGTAGAAAGTTCCCGCTCGAAACCCGGCTCCCCCCATCGCAAGAATGGTCCCTTCAAACGGCGCCACTGCCAATGAGAACCGAGGGGTCGGCATCGGGGCGATCTCCCGCCACGGCCCGTCGCTGGAATCGAGCCGCTCCGAGAACGAAAAGGCCGGATCGGTCATCGGACCGCCGGTCGCCTCCGGATGATGTCCGCCGAAGAGATAAACCGTCTCGTCCAAAACGGTCGCGGCCGGCGCATCGTGCCGCTGCAGCAGGTCGGGCCCTTTCGTCCAACCGCGCGCCGGATCAAATAATTCGACCACGGTGAGAAAGTTGAATGTTCCATCCGGGCGCCGAAACCCTCCCCCCATCACATAAGCCCGATCCTTTACATTCACGGCGACCACGCCGGAGCGGAGCGTCGGCATCTCCGGACCGAACATCCATCGATCCTCTTTTGGATCGTAGACCTCAACCGTCTGCAGGCTTTTAAATTCCGGTCCTCCCCCGCCGAAAATGTAAATCTTTCCGCCGATTGCGGCGGCGCCGCAATGAGAGCGGACCGTCTGAAGCGGAGCGAGCGTCTGCCAAGCCGATTTTTCGGTCATTCGATATATCCTGCAATCATCCTGCTCACTTCGTCACCAGCGGCTTAAGCAGTCGGAAGGTCTCTCCACCGGCTTGCGCCAGCTCGCCTTTCTCGAAGATCGGATCGTTCAAATCAACAAACCGCTGAATTTTAAGAAAGGGCCGGGTCGGCAGCGCCATTTCTACCTGACGGCGGGTATCCTTTCGAATTTCCAGAATCAACTCCGGCCGCTTCTCCCAGGCCCAGAGGGTGGGTGCCATCGAGAGAAAAAGGTTTCGATCGGAGAGGTGATCATAAGCGTACAGCAGGTTTTGTTTGTACCGATTAAGATGAAGCCCTTCCAGGATCCAGGCAAAGATAAAATGATGCCCCCACCAAAAGAGGGAGCGGAAGGTAAATTTTTCGTCGTTGGTGAAATATTTTGGGAAATCGAGATATTGATAGGGAAAATCGTGGAGGTGTTCTCCCTTCACAAACTGGCCGACCGTCACATCGACCCCTTCCGGCGCCACGAAAGAGGTCCCGTCTATCTCTTCTTTGAGGGCTGCGTGGAGCTCTTCCAGCATCCTTTTCACCTTGAGGGTGATGACCGCCTTGGCTGGATAGAAGTGGGTGTCTTGAATCAGGCGCTGCTCGTCCGGTGTCAGGGAAGGGGATTGATCCATCGGAGGGTCAATGGCTCCTTGATTCGAGAAGAATAAGAAGAATAAAAATAGAGAAGAAGGTCCTTCGGGTCAAATATCACCTTCCGAAGGTGGTGTCAAGAAATTAAAAAGGGGCGATGACCGCCCCTTTTCTTTGAATATGACTGAGAGGAGGGGCTTAAGCGACCCTCGGCTCCAAGATCTGCTGTTCGGCTGGGGGGGTCTCCGTCCCCTCCATAAAGGCTTTGAAGCGATTTAAATCGTCTTCGATCTGCTGCGAGGGCTCTTCTCCAAAGAGCTTTGCCACTGCTGCACCAATCTTGCCGCCGGGAGGATGGTATTGAACCATGACCCGAACCTGCGTTCCTTCGGGGACGGGATCAAAATGAACCGACCCGGTGTGGTCGACATCTCCCTCTACCGAACGCCACGAAATCAACTCGTTGACCTTGTCTTTAATGATCTCCGCATCCCATTCGACGCTGGTTCCCGCCGGGGCCTTTGCAACCCAGCGCGACTTGCTTGCATTGAGCACAGTGACCGATTTGAGGTGATTCATAATTTGGGGCAAATTCTCGAAGTTCCTCCAGAAATGATACAGGACGGTTGGGGGCTTTCGAATGATAATACTCTTTTCTACTTTAATTCCCTCAACCTTGTCTCGTTGTTTCTTCATGAATGCCTCCTATCTCTTGGATCTTCTCCATCGAGCGATGCCTTACCTATTCAAGATATCTTTTGGAAGGGCTGGCTGTCGATTCTCCGAAAGGACTAATCCCTTTGGAGTAAAGATTCTCGGAAGGTCCGTCGATTAACCTTGTAGAATAAACGCTTGACACCTCCCCCTTGGATCGGTATGATCCCCTCATTCTCAAGGCAAAGGCAAGCCATGAATGGGACCCGTTTTTTACAGACTTTTTTCCTCTTTTTCATCCTTCTGAACCTCTTCCACTTCAACACCCCACCGGCTTTCGCGATAGAGAGCGATTCCTCCTCAGCGGCCTCGCCGGAGGTTTCAAAAGATATTTATTATCAAACCGATGGGCCGGTCTCCGGACCGCCGGCCCCCAAAATGTCCTATCCTGAAACCTACGGTCGGGAAGGGCTGATCGATAGCCGGTCGCTCCTCTGGATTTTCATCCAACAGCACTTCTTTCTCGGCAGCTTCATCCTCGGCGTTCCGATGATCGCCTGGATGATTGAGCTCTTCAGTCACCTGCGGCGACGGCGTTATCCGGAGCAATCGGAAAAACAAGATCGCTTGGCCCGGGACATTATGGAGATCGGGATGCCGTTTTATCCGATCTCGATCTTCTTCGGCGTCGCCCTTCTGGGCGCCTTTCTTTTTCTTTACAATCAATTTTTTAAATACATGGCGGGGCTCTTCCGGCCGGTCGTCTACCTTTATGCGATCTGCTTCGTCCTGGAGAGCCTGCTCCTTTATAGTTATACCCTGACCTGGGGCCGTTGGACGCGCGGGGACAAGAAATGGTTTCACCTCAGCCTCGGGGCGCTGACCTGCACCAACGGGGTGATCATCGTCTGTTTGGCCAACGCCTGGATGGCCTTTATGATGTCCCCGGCGGGGATTGATGCCGAGGGGCGCTACCTCGGCGATGTCTGGAAGATCATTCACACCCCGCTCTGGAACCCGCTTAATGTCCATCGCATTTTGGCGAGCATCATGTTCAGCGGGGCGGTCATCGCCGCTTATGCCGCCTATCGAACACTCACCACGCGTGATCCGGCCAAGCGGGCCCATTATGACTGGATGGGGCATGTGACGATGATGATTGCGATCGTCAACCTCTTCCTCCTCCCCTTCGCCGGCTACTGGTTTGCCAAGGTCATTTTTATCTTCCGTCAGCGGATGGGGGTGACTTTGATGGGGGGGCAGTTGAGCTGGCCGTTCGTGATCCAGGCGATGCTGATCGGTCTGATTTTTATGACGGTTACCTTCTATCTCTGGAAGGGAACCGCCCGGATGAACGGCGCCGACCGGTATACCCCTTACGTCAAATATCTCCTGGTCATCCTGACGATCTCCTTCTTGATCTGGACGACCCCTCACACCCTTCCGGCCAGCCAGAGCGAATTTAAAGAGATGGGAGGGTCACAGCACCCGATCGTCGGCTATTATGGAACGATGGCGGCGAAGAATACCGCGATCAACACGATGATCTTAACCTTCGGCCTCTGTTTTATCCTCTTCCAACGCTGCAACAAACGGATCACCGTCGCTTGGAGCCGCTGGGGGAATGCCGCGCTGATCGTCCTCTTCGGCGCGGCTGAGGTGATCGTTCTCTATCTTGGTATCTATGGCTTCTATGTTCCGGCGAGTGTTCGGGTCGGTCTCGCCTTTCCACAATTCATGGCGGCGATGACCGGATTGATCGGCGGGTATTTTCTCAACCTGGCGATGCTCCGGGGAGCCGAATCGCTCGGACCGATCCGGTGGGGCCGGCTTCCCCTGGGAGGCGCCTTGGCCCTCTTTTTCCTGGCCGTCTTCATCACCATGACGATGTCGTTGATGGGGTATATCCGCTCTTCGGTCCGACTCAACTGGCACATCACCGAAGTGATGCAAGATGTCACCCCCTGGGCCCAGACCCCCAGCATTACCTACGCCGTCGGCATGGTGCTGCTGAATGTCGCCATCTTCTGGTTGCTGGCGGTGTTGATCTTCTGGGCCGGCAGCGGCCGTAAAGTCACTCTCTCCGCCCGAACGTCCGACGAGCCGGCCGAGCTCGCCAAAACCAACGAATCGCTCCCGCTATAAGATCGATCGCCCTTATTTCTTTCCCCACAGAAGATCTGATCCGATACGCTTTGCTCTCCTGAAAATTTCTTGACATCTACCGATCCGGTATGATACCGAATACCGATTCTGAATTCGGTGCGCCGATGCGAGCCAAAACAGGAGGGAAGATGCGAAGACGACCGATCGTTGGAACGGTATGCGTCCTTTTAGTTATTGCGTTGCTCGCCGGGGTGAACCTGGCGGAGGCAAAAGAGGGATTTTATCTCGGCGGGGAGCTTCTCTACAACAGCATTGACGGGGACTTCGATGGAACGAAGGGACCGGACTCCGACAACGGCGGCGGAATCGGCCTCATCCTTGGCTATGGCTTGACCCCGGGATTCTCACTTGAAATTGATTGGAATGCGTCTGTCCATACCGCCGAGGTCGTCCGCGGGGCAACCCCTTCCGATGCGGGGCTGGGGGCGTTCATTCTCGCATTAAAATACAACTTTCTCTCTCACCAACCGCTTCAGCCGTTCCTGCGGGCCGGTATTGGAGGATATGCCTTCATCGTCAAAGATCCGCGGGGGGATTTAAAGCTGACCGGATCGGGGTTCGATCTCGGCGGAGGGGTCGATTATTATGTCGCTCCTCACTTCTCGATCGGCGCCGGCGTCAGCCGAAGGTTTATCGAATACAGAAAAATTGACTTCCTGGGAAGAAAGGCGAATCTCAGCCCGAAAATCTCGGGAGACACAACCTCACTTGAGGTCGATTTTATCTATCACTTTTAATCATTTTAAAAATAAACCTGGAGGGTGACCAACCCCTCGTTTTGAAAATCCCGTCGGTTGAGCTCCTGCCGCCGGTTTAATTCCAGCCGCAACGACAGATCTTGCAGCAGCGTTACCCGCTGCTGCAGCGACATCTTTAAATCGTGAGAATGTTCTCCCAGCGGATAGGTCAGATAAGTTGAAAAAAGGTGGAGCTTCCACCGCGCCGCGAGGTCGGCCAGCAGCCCGACGGTTCCGCCGACGCCGGCCCGGTAGTCGGGATCGAAAAATCCGCCGTAGTTCCCGTCGAGCTCAATTAAAAAATAGATCAGCTCCCGCCGAAGCAGATGCCCCTCGAGCGCACTTCCCGTCCCCATATTGAGATCGAAATAGCGGCAGTCGTGGCAGCGGTTACTTGGAAGTGTCTCCAGACTCGCGCTGATCTTCCAAGAGGGTTTTTTAAAGAGCGGATCGAGCGGAACGAGCGAAATGATATCGGCGAATGCGAGGGAGTGGAGGGTGACCCGCTCCTGCTGGTTGTAATATCGAATCCGGGCATTCATCAGCTCGATCTGCGCGCCGGAGGTATATCCGATGTCGTCATCAAGCAGGTCCTGGTAGGCGGGACGGATCGCAAGTTCTTCAAACGGATCTCCCTCCCGCCAGCCGAGCCCGAGGCCGACGCGCGCCGTGTCGTGTCCCGTTTCTGGAGGGGCCGTCACCGGCGTAAATGTGACCGGAGGGCTCTGCACCCGCAGCGCGCTTCGCTGCTGAAGGAGCAGCCGCTGCTTTCTTTTAATCTCATCCAAATCGACCTCTTCCTTGGCCGTTCGATAGCGGGTGTAATCGTAAGCAATGTCGAGAAGCAGCGCCTGGCGATCGACCGGAAGGCCGTCGAAGAGCTCCGGGGTCATCGTTGTCCCCCGGTCGATCTCCGAGAGAACCCGCCGCTCCTCGGGTGAGAGGAGGGCCCGTTTTTGACGAATTTGAGTCCCGCGGGAGGGGCGATAGGTCATCTCTTCCACCAACCCCGAAACCGACGCGATGCTGCGGACCGTGTCGGCGGGGATCGTCCAATATCGAAAAGCGTCGGCGAGGTGGAGCGTCGGCCGGGCCACCTCCAGCAGCGGCAGAAGCTGATACGAGCAGTTTTGGGTAAAGAAATAGTAGGTGAAGGTGGTGTTCCCTAGCTCCCAGGCATGCATCAACATCCGGGTGATCTCCTCCTCGGAGAGGTTCAACCGGTATTCCCAGATATCGCGACTCTCCATGTCGCTGTACCTTCGCACCTGAAGATAATAAGGGACGGTGGAGAAGTTTCCCTTAAAGCCACCGGTAATCCCCCAAACCGCAAAGAGAACGCCATTGTCGGTCGTGACGGTGGCCGCATAGTTAATTGTATAATCAAGAATTTCAGTTTGTTCGGTCTGGTCTTTCTGATTGATTCGAAAAAGGGTATGGCCAAACATCGATGAAGGATTATTCATGTAAGCTGATGGAAAGATCAAACTAATCGATTTTGCATTTAGCGCGGCATACCAGGCCTTAAAGCGCTCGCATGTTTGTTCAGGAAGACGCTTCGGGTCAAAGCCGAGGGCCTCCTTCAGCCAATGATAGCGCGCGATAAAAGCGCATTGAGCCGGCTGCTTTGACGTGCCGACGAGTTCATCGGAAAAGAACTTTGCCAATGTCGTTTCTAATTCCGATTCAGGGTTTGTCTTCCCATCGGGCGCTAAAAAGAAGCTGTTGTCACTTGCATCACTGGTAAAGCCGCCGAAAAAGGTGGTGTGATAGTGGATCAATAAAAGCCAGTAGCGATTCTGGGAGAGTCCTTTTTGGCGGGCGACGTTAATCAATTCCTGGAGATAATCAGGGTTTTCCGCTGCGAGAAGTGGTGTTGCACCGAGAAGAAGCCATAGAAG includes the following:
- a CDS encoding porin family protein encodes the protein MRRRPIVGTVCVLLVIALLAGVNLAEAKEGFYLGGELLYNSIDGDFDGTKGPDSDNGGGIGLILGYGLTPGFSLEIDWNASVHTAEVVRGATPSDAGLGAFILALKYNFLSHQPLQPFLRAGIGGYAFIVKDPRGDLKLTGSGFDLGGGVDYYVAPHFSIGAGVSRRFIEYRKIDFLGRKANLSPKISGDTTSLEVDFIYHF
- a CDS encoding carbonic anhydrase family protein, coding for MNRWNRVFVASTFVFSLLGSATHVLAEGSHPPHWEYIGKEGPEHWGEIDPQFEKCKTGHNQSPIDITSAKPEKLSPIQFDYKAAPVALINNGHTIQVNVPKGNTITVNGKKYELLQFHFHSPSEHKISGKSGEMEVHLVHKSAEGELAVVGVFINSGKENGVVKTLWENLPAEVGKEKPLAQANINPADFLPAKRTYSNYPGSLTTPPCSEGVNWLVMKDSIEVSKPQVEKFTSIFPMTARPVQPLHERTVKAAE
- a CDS encoding cytochrome ubiquinol oxidase subunit I, which translates into the protein MNGTRFLQTFFLFFILLNLFHFNTPPAFAIESDSSSAASPEVSKDIYYQTDGPVSGPPAPKMSYPETYGREGLIDSRSLLWIFIQQHFFLGSFILGVPMIAWMIELFSHLRRRRYPEQSEKQDRLARDIMEIGMPFYPISIFFGVALLGAFLFLYNQFFKYMAGLFRPVVYLYAICFVLESLLLYSYTLTWGRWTRGDKKWFHLSLGALTCTNGVIIVCLANAWMAFMMSPAGIDAEGRYLGDVWKIIHTPLWNPLNVHRILASIMFSGAVIAAYAAYRTLTTRDPAKRAHYDWMGHVTMMIAIVNLFLLPFAGYWFAKVIFIFRQRMGVTLMGGQLSWPFVIQAMLIGLIFMTVTFYLWKGTARMNGADRYTPYVKYLLVILTISFLIWTTPHTLPASQSEFKEMGGSQHPIVGYYGTMAAKNTAINTMILTFGLCFILFQRCNKRITVAWSRWGNAALIVLFGAAEVIVLYLGIYGFYVPASVRVGLAFPQFMAAMTGLIGGYFLNLAMLRGAESLGPIRWGRLPLGGALALFFLAVFITMTMSLMGYIRSSVRLNWHITEVMQDVTPWAQTPSITYAVGMVLLNVAIFWLLAVLIFWAGSGRKVTLSARTSDEPAELAKTNESLPL
- a CDS encoding SLBB domain-containing protein — protein: MSAQKTIEQQRILLAHDEPLKTLDDYLARSGFQALKKALGMTQMQVIDEIKRSSLRGRGGAGFPTGIKWEGVYKKQADILGMVPTKYLVCNGSEGEPGTYKDRFLIQKNPYSLIEGMMIASYAIGTYKAIICIKEIFTKEIAILQRALKECADAGYIGDNVMGTGRNLPLELGYGPDSYLLGEDRAQLEVLEGKPAWPRAKGMIPVEYGLFGQPTAVNNVETLSTVPHILLRGADWFKSIGTADTAGTMIFTLTGDVNRPGLYELPMGTPLRTLIEVYGGGAKIDRHIKAVFSGPTNAVIPADKLDTPLDFGSMRKIPSGIGSGGFIVYDDTACIVKAGLNFARFLAIESCGQCASCKTGTGRIAYRLGLLEEGKATEEDVFAILEDCLHTKGSGRCYLVTETGIDVSSIFYNFPDDIVEHLEYGCLKDRHLPLPKIKAYDEATHTFTYDEKYYERSFAEGRYINSPAL
- a CDS encoding SRPBCC family protein, which codes for MKKQRDKVEGIKVEKSIIIRKPPTVLYHFWRNFENLPQIMNHLKSVTVLNASKSRWVAKAPAGTSVEWDAEIIKDKVNELISWRSVEGDVDHTGSVHFDPVPEGTQVRVMVQYHPPGGKIGAAVAKLFGEEPSQQIEDDLNRFKAFMEGTETPPAEQQILEPRVA
- a CDS encoding DUF4105 domain-containing protein; the encoded protein is MLRWSTIFLLLWLLLGATPLLAAENPDYLQELINVARQKGLSQNRYWLLLIHYHTTFFGGFTSDASDNSFFLAPDGKTNPESELETTLAKFFSDELVGTSKQPAQCAFIARYHWLKEALGFDPKRLPEQTCERFKAWYAALNAKSISLIFPSAYMNNPSSMFGHTLFRINQKDQTEQTEILDYTINYAATVTTDNGVLFAVWGITGGFKGNFSTVPYYLQVRRYSDMESRDIWEYRLNLSEEEITRMLMHAWELGNTTFTYYFFTQNCSYQLLPLLEVARPTLHLADAFRYWTIPADTVRSIASVSGLVEEMTYRPSRGTQIRQKRALLSPEERRVLSEIDRGTTMTPELFDGLPVDRQALLLDIAYDYTRYRTAKEEVDLDEIKRKQRLLLQQRSALRVQSPPVTFTPVTAPPETGHDTARVGLGLGWREGDPFEELAIRPAYQDLLDDDIGYTSGAQIELMNARIRYYNQQERVTLHSLAFADIISLVPLDPLFKKPSWKISASLETLPSNRCHDCRYFDLNMGTGSALEGHLLRRELIYFLIELDGNYGGFFDPDYRAGVGGTVGLLADLAARWKLHLFSTYLTYPLGEHSHDLKMSLQQRVTLLQDLSLRLELNRRQELNRRDFQNEGLVTLQVYF